The following proteins are co-located in the Labrys monachus genome:
- a CDS encoding ABC transporter ATP-binding protein, translating to MNEDMLIEARNLTMRFGGVTAVDGVDLSVRYGELRCLIGPNGAGKSTFFKMLSGQLRPSSGDVLLKGRSIVGMPASRIARLGLGLKTQVPSVFAGLSVGKGVGLAAGRTLPPSLARQRAAATLERMGIAHLRDRLVGELAHGQRQLVELAMVVAPQPDLVLLDEPAAGMTGEEVERLADLVVELTRSGAVIIVEHDMQFIQRIARIVTVFNRGKVLVEGPADAVLSDARVRDVYLGREAA from the coding sequence ATGAACGAGGACATGCTGATCGAAGCCCGCAACCTCACCATGCGCTTCGGCGGCGTCACCGCCGTCGACGGCGTCGATCTCAGCGTCCGCTACGGCGAACTGCGCTGCCTGATCGGTCCCAACGGCGCCGGCAAGAGCACCTTCTTCAAGATGCTGTCGGGACAGCTCAGGCCGAGTTCCGGCGACGTCCTTCTGAAAGGGCGCAGCATCGTCGGCATGCCCGCTTCCCGCATCGCCAGGCTCGGCCTCGGGCTCAAGACGCAGGTTCCCAGCGTGTTCGCCGGCCTGAGCGTCGGCAAGGGCGTGGGCCTGGCCGCCGGCCGCACGCTGCCGCCTTCCCTCGCCCGCCAGCGCGCCGCGGCGACGCTGGAGCGCATGGGCATCGCGCATCTGCGCGACCGCCTCGTCGGCGAACTCGCCCATGGCCAGCGCCAGCTCGTCGAACTGGCGATGGTGGTGGCGCCGCAGCCCGACCTTGTGCTGCTCGACGAGCCGGCGGCGGGCATGACCGGCGAGGAGGTCGAGAGGCTCGCCGATCTCGTCGTCGAGCTGACGCGCTCCGGCGCGGTGATCATCGTCGAGCACGACATGCAGTTCATCCAGCGCATCGCCCGCATCGTCACCGTGTTCAACCGCGGCAAGGTGCTGGTCGAGGGCCCGGCCGACGCCGTGCTCTCCGATGCGCGCGTGCGCGACGTCTATCTGGGGAGGGAGGCGGCATGA
- the cobT gene encoding nicotinate-nucleotide--dimethylbenzimidazole phosphoribosyltransferase → MAPAGTALPFDDIRDLARAMPDLDADALARVRQRDGQLTKPPGSLGRLEAIVEWLAAVQGKAPPSVSRPLVAIFAGNHGVVAHGVSPYPQEVTRQMLENFSAGGAAINQICSTFDIGLKVFDLALDIPTGDITCEAALDEKACAATMAFGMEAVSGGIDLLVLGEMGIGNTTIAAAIYHGLYGGEAGHWVGRGTGIDDAGLGRKIEAVRQAVSFHRDHLGDPLELLRRLGGREIAAMAGAILAARSQRIPVVLDGYVTCAAAAVVHAMDPALLDHCVAGHVSAEGAHADVLRRLGKPPLLDLGMRLGEGSGAALAVALIKAALACHTGMATFAQAGVTDKA, encoded by the coding sequence ATGGCCCCTGCCGGCACCGCCCTGCCCTTCGACGATATCCGCGACCTCGCCCGCGCCATGCCGGACCTCGATGCCGACGCCCTCGCCCGGGTCCGCCAGCGCGACGGCCAGCTGACCAAGCCGCCCGGCAGCCTCGGCCGGCTCGAAGCGATCGTCGAATGGCTCGCCGCCGTGCAGGGCAAGGCGCCGCCGAGCGTGTCGCGCCCGCTGGTGGCGATCTTCGCCGGCAATCACGGCGTCGTCGCCCATGGCGTGTCGCCCTATCCGCAGGAGGTCACCCGCCAGATGCTGGAGAACTTCTCGGCCGGCGGCGCCGCCATCAACCAGATCTGCTCGACCTTCGACATCGGCCTCAAGGTGTTCGACCTCGCTCTGGACATCCCGACCGGCGACATCACCTGCGAAGCCGCGCTGGACGAGAAGGCCTGCGCCGCCACCATGGCGTTCGGCATGGAAGCGGTGTCGGGCGGCATCGATCTGCTGGTGCTCGGCGAGATGGGCATCGGCAACACCACCATCGCGGCAGCGATCTATCACGGGCTCTATGGCGGCGAGGCGGGCCATTGGGTCGGCCGCGGCACCGGCATCGACGATGCCGGGCTCGGGCGCAAGATCGAGGCGGTGCGCCAGGCGGTGTCCTTCCACCGCGACCATCTCGGCGATCCCCTCGAATTGCTGCGCCGGCTCGGCGGGCGCGAGATCGCGGCCATGGCGGGCGCCATCCTCGCGGCGCGCAGCCAGCGCATCCCGGTGGTGCTGGACGGCTACGTCACCTGCGCCGCCGCCGCCGTGGTGCACGCCATGGATCCGGCCCTGCTCGATCACTGCGTGGCGGGCCACGTCTCGGCGGAAGGCGCCCATGCCGACGTGCTCCGGCGCCTCGGCAAGCCGCCGCTGCTCGATCTCGGCATGCGCCTCGGCGAGGGATCGGGCGCGGCCCTGGCGGTGGCGCTGATCAAGGCCGCCCTCGCCTGCCACACGGGCATGGCGACCTTCGCGCAGGCCGGCGTCACCGACAAGGCGTGA
- a CDS encoding DUF1289 domain-containing protein encodes MDVGAGSPYLQGMQTTSTPCVAICRIDPASGFCIGCGRSSGEIGAWVEMSEPERLALMACLPGRFDDTPSLRAARSAFDEQIAVRTRTRRRNRG; translated from the coding sequence ATGGACGTGGGCGCCGGCAGTCCCTATCTTCAGGGCATGCAGACAACCTCCACGCCCTGCGTCGCGATTTGCCGGATCGATCCGGCCAGCGGCTTTTGCATCGGCTGCGGCCGCAGCAGCGGCGAGATCGGTGCGTGGGTGGAGATGTCAGAGCCCGAGAGGCTCGCGCTGATGGCCTGCCTGCCGGGGCGCTTCGACGACACGCCGAGCCTGCGCGCCGCGCGCAGCGCCTTCGACGAGCAGATTGCCGTGCGCACGCGCACGCGGCGGCGCAATCGCGGCTAG
- a CDS encoding outer membrane protein — protein sequence MRKLLAALAAVAAVGGPAMASDLPAQSPEPVAPIYVPFSWTGFYAGVNAGYGWNGADKIKDPTYYDTEHEYVGTFANGWFSGQRNSKRGSFTGGAQFGYNQQFGQFVVGIEADFNYLGQKTKYLADDITDIYEPIGDQNYNYHLREYLTPESKTEWFGTIRPRFGFTPVDRLLVYATGGLAYGQVKSSGNYNWHEYGYWWGGGGNADFDRSGGFSGSKSQVRWGWTIGAGAEYAITDHNTIKAEYLYVDLGKKNHVVVNPEDPGEFMTWKDSSRAHIVRVGLNYKF from the coding sequence ATGCGTAAGTTGCTTGCTGCTCTCGCTGCGGTTGCCGCCGTGGGCGGCCCCGCGATGGCTTCCGATTTGCCGGCGCAGAGCCCGGAGCCCGTGGCTCCAATCTACGTGCCTTTTTCGTGGACGGGCTTTTATGCTGGTGTGAACGCTGGATATGGTTGGAACGGCGCCGACAAGATCAAGGACCCGACCTATTACGACACTGAGCATGAGTATGTCGGGACCTTCGCCAATGGCTGGTTCTCGGGTCAGCGCAATTCGAAGCGGGGTTCATTCACCGGGGGCGCGCAGTTCGGCTACAACCAGCAGTTCGGCCAGTTCGTCGTCGGTATCGAAGCCGACTTCAACTATCTCGGGCAGAAGACCAAATATCTCGCGGACGACATCACCGATATCTACGAGCCCATTGGCGATCAGAACTATAATTATCATCTCCGTGAATATCTCACGCCGGAAAGCAAGACGGAATGGTTCGGCACCATTCGGCCCCGCTTCGGCTTCACGCCGGTCGACCGGCTCCTCGTCTATGCCACGGGCGGCCTCGCCTATGGACAGGTGAAGAGCAGCGGCAATTACAATTGGCACGAATATGGCTACTGGTGGGGCGGCGGCGGAAATGCGGACTTCGACCGAAGCGGCGGCTTCTCCGGCTCGAAGAGCCAGGTTCGCTGGGGCTGGACGATCGGCGCCGGCGCCGAATACGCCATCACCGACCACAACACGATCAAGGCCGAGTATCTTTATGTCGATCTCGGCAAGAAGAATCATGTCGTCGTAAATCCGGAAGACCCCGGCGAGTTCATGACCTGGAAGGACTCGAGCAGGGCGCACATCGTTCGGGTCGGCTTGAACTACAAATTCTGA
- a CDS encoding lysine/arginine/ornithine ABC transporter substrate-binding protein, protein MRFINLIGAAAIAFAAFTGMAAAKDWKTIRIGTEGAYPPFNGLDSAGNLVGFDVDIAKALCEKMQATCTFQAQDWDGIIPALLAGKFDAIVASMSITEERKKKVAFTNKYYQTPPVFVAPKDSKIASWDAAGLKDKVVGAQSSSIHANFLEGEIQPGGAEVKLYPTQDEVNADLAAGRLDAEIADRTVLQAWLGKPEASCCEIKQVVDMGKYAKYFGTGAGIAVRKEDADLVDKFNKAIAEIVADGTYKKINDKYFPFSIY, encoded by the coding sequence ATGCGCTTCATCAACCTCATCGGCGCGGCCGCCATCGCGTTCGCCGCATTCACCGGCATGGCCGCCGCCAAGGATTGGAAGACGATCCGCATCGGCACGGAAGGGGCCTATCCTCCCTTCAACGGCCTGGACAGCGCCGGCAATCTCGTCGGCTTCGACGTCGATATCGCCAAGGCGCTCTGCGAGAAGATGCAGGCGACCTGCACCTTCCAGGCACAGGACTGGGACGGCATCATTCCCGCGCTCCTGGCCGGCAAGTTCGACGCCATCGTCGCGTCGATGTCGATCACCGAGGAGCGCAAGAAGAAGGTGGCGTTCACCAACAAATATTACCAGACGCCTCCCGTCTTCGTCGCGCCGAAGGATTCCAAGATCGCCTCCTGGGACGCCGCAGGCCTGAAGGACAAGGTCGTCGGCGCGCAGTCCTCCTCGATCCACGCCAACTTCCTGGAAGGCGAGATCCAGCCGGGCGGCGCCGAGGTCAAGCTCTATCCGACGCAGGACGAGGTCAACGCCGATCTCGCCGCCGGCCGCCTCGATGCCGAAATCGCCGACAGGACGGTGCTGCAGGCCTGGCTGGGCAAGCCGGAAGCCTCGTGCTGCGAGATCAAGCAGGTCGTCGACATGGGGAAATACGCCAAGTATTTCGGCACCGGCGCCGGCATCGCGGTCCGCAAGGAAGACGCCGACCTCGTCGACAAGTTCAACAAGGCGATCGCCGAGATCGTCGCCGACGGCACCTACAAGAAGATCAACGACAAATATTTCCCCTTCTCGATCTATTGA
- a CDS encoding LLM class flavin-dependent oxidoreductase — protein MKLSVFSVQDHYPSQKRTLEELYAEVVRQADLAERLGYDTFFVAEHHFHEYGTVPNPAILLSHLAARTTRLRLGTAISILTFHNPLTIAENYSMVDVLSNGRLTLGVGSGYLKHEFAGYGVDAATKRDRFDEHLDLVMRLLHGERVTHHGPYIDLDSVSINVFPIQQDLPVFVAILRKEAAYQLGRQSRRMLFVPYASVEDFEAIGEMMGEFRRGREEAGLSDHRNAVALAMHTHVAETDAEARKIAAEAFDRYVATRLYAKSAVYDDIIESGLALFGSPKTIAEKLLRLRDMGVDHVLTLHNFGLLPEPQVHRSMRMLMREVKTMLDLPPPAKAL, from the coding sequence TTGAAACTATCCGTCTTCTCTGTCCAAGATCACTATCCGTCTCAGAAACGCACCCTCGAGGAGCTTTACGCCGAGGTCGTGCGCCAAGCGGATCTTGCCGAAAGACTTGGATATGACACTTTTTTCGTCGCAGAACATCACTTTCATGAATACGGCACGGTGCCCAATCCGGCAATTCTTCTTTCCCATCTTGCCGCGCGCACGACCCGCCTCCGGCTCGGCACCGCCATCTCGATCCTAACCTTTCATAATCCGCTGACGATTGCCGAGAATTATTCGATGGTTGACGTGCTGTCCAACGGGCGCCTTACTCTTGGGGTCGGGTCCGGCTACCTCAAACACGAATTCGCAGGCTATGGCGTCGATGCAGCCACCAAGCGCGACCGCTTCGATGAACATCTCGACCTCGTCATGCGCCTGCTTCACGGCGAGCGGGTTACTCATCATGGGCCCTATATTGACCTTGATTCGGTAAGTATCAACGTCTTTCCGATACAGCAGGATCTTCCTGTCTTTGTCGCTATCTTGCGTAAGGAAGCCGCCTATCAACTTGGCCGGCAGAGCAGGCGCATGCTCTTCGTTCCCTACGCCTCGGTCGAGGACTTCGAAGCAATAGGGGAGATGATGGGTGAGTTCCGTCGCGGCCGGGAAGAAGCCGGCCTCTCCGACCATCGCAATGCGGTCGCGCTCGCGATGCATACCCATGTTGCCGAAACAGACGCGGAGGCTCGGAAAATTGCCGCGGAGGCGTTTGACCGCTACGTTGCAACCCGTCTTTACGCCAAGAGTGCCGTCTATGACGACATCATCGAAAGCGGCCTGGCACTCTTCGGTTCACCTAAAACCATTGCAGAAAAGCTGCTTCGTCTCCGCGACATGGGCGTCGATCACGTTTTGACACTGCACAACTTCGGGCTTCTGCCCGAGCCGCAGGTACACCGCTCCATGCGAATGCTGATGCGGGAAGTAAAGACGATGCTGGATCTACCTCCGCCGGCAAAGGCCCTATGA
- a CDS encoding porin, producing MFRSILVAAAAFACAVPAFAGSKNFPQCSQYGEGFVYSPDTGMCIKVSGEFRADYNFGKTNSPFGSSVAGTADVRGDTGFGPFRAVVEPRASKY from the coding sequence ATGTTCAGATCAATTCTCGTTGCCGCGGCGGCGTTCGCTTGTGCGGTACCCGCTTTTGCCGGCAGCAAGAATTTCCCGCAATGCAGCCAGTATGGCGAAGGTTTCGTCTACTCGCCGGACACCGGCATGTGCATCAAGGTCAGCGGCGAGTTCCGGGCCGATTACAATTTCGGGAAGACGAACAGCCCGTTCGGCTCCTCGGTCGCCGGCACCGCCGATGTCAGGGGCGATACCGGGTTCGGCCCCTTCCGCGCCGTGGTCGAGCCGCGCGCCAGCAAATATTGA
- a CDS encoding adenosylcobinamide-GDP ribazoletransferase, translated as MRQLLAQVTAALRFWSRLPVPVLSGEADPHGPPDMERLAPVLPLAGAVLGLGGAVALLAGCGVGLPPVEAAILAVAAMAVVTGAMHEDGLADVADGFGGGRTPARKLEIMRDSRIGAYGATALMLAIAARISILGDLVHAAGPVAAALVLMGGAGVSRIAGLLPLAMLPPARTDGAGAASGRLSRANWGIGAALGFALAALLAYGATRHPSSLAAPAFGFLAAYGVTRLAKRQIGGQTGDVCGAATVLAEIAFAAAVLAPLGR; from the coding sequence TTGAGACAGCTTCTCGCCCAAGTCACGGCTGCCCTGCGCTTCTGGTCGCGCCTGCCCGTGCCCGTGCTGTCCGGCGAGGCCGATCCGCATGGCCCGCCCGACATGGAACGGCTCGCGCCCGTCCTCCCGCTGGCCGGCGCCGTGCTCGGCCTCGGCGGAGCCGTGGCGCTGCTCGCCGGCTGCGGCGTCGGCCTGCCGCCCGTGGAGGCTGCGATCCTCGCCGTCGCCGCCATGGCCGTCGTCACCGGCGCCATGCATGAGGACGGACTGGCCGATGTCGCCGACGGCTTCGGCGGCGGGCGCACGCCGGCGCGCAAGCTCGAGATCATGCGGGATTCGCGCATCGGCGCCTATGGCGCCACCGCGCTGATGCTCGCCATCGCAGCCCGGATATCGATCCTCGGCGACCTCGTCCACGCCGCCGGACCGGTTGCCGCCGCCCTCGTCCTCATGGGCGGGGCCGGCGTCTCGCGCATTGCCGGCCTGCTGCCCCTGGCCATGCTGCCGCCGGCGCGGACGGACGGCGCCGGCGCCGCATCCGGGCGCCTCTCGAGGGCCAATTGGGGCATCGGGGCCGCCCTCGGATTCGCGCTGGCCGCCCTTCTGGCCTATGGCGCGACGCGCCATCCCTCCAGCCTGGCGGCGCCCGCCTTCGGTTTCCTCGCCGCCTATGGCGTGACGCGGCTGGCCAAACGCCAGATCGGCGGGCAGACGGGCGATGTGTGCGGCGCCGCGACCGTGCTGGCGGAGATCGCCTTCGCCGCCGCGGTGCTGGCGCCCCTCGGGCGGTAG
- a CDS encoding ABC transporter ATP-binding protein yields the protein MTLLTVAGIEAGYGQMRVLRNVGFAVEEGEFLGILGHNGMGKSTLLKAISGDIPLTRGRIALAGQEIGGLPPHRRARLGLGYVPQGRQIFPALTVRENMAMAALASGRSPVIVDGFLALFPRLKPIADRAGGVLSGGEQQILALARCLCGQPRLLLLDEPTEGVQPSIRDEIVDTLHDLRKRLGLTILLVEQNVQFMESLADRILQMEKGCLSAPDNPAAPSMAVF from the coding sequence ATGACGCTTCTGACGGTGGCGGGCATCGAGGCGGGCTACGGCCAGATGCGGGTGCTGCGCAATGTCGGCTTCGCCGTCGAAGAGGGCGAGTTCCTGGGCATTCTCGGCCATAACGGCATGGGCAAGAGCACGCTTCTCAAGGCGATCAGCGGCGACATACCGCTGACGAGGGGCAGGATCGCCCTCGCCGGGCAGGAGATCGGCGGCTTGCCGCCGCATCGGCGCGCGCGTCTCGGGCTCGGCTACGTTCCCCAGGGCCGGCAGATCTTTCCGGCGCTGACCGTTCGGGAAAACATGGCGATGGCGGCGCTGGCGTCCGGTCGGTCGCCGGTCATCGTCGACGGCTTCCTGGCGCTGTTCCCGCGGCTGAAGCCGATCGCCGACCGGGCCGGCGGGGTGCTGTCCGGCGGGGAGCAGCAGATCCTGGCCCTCGCCCGCTGCCTTTGCGGCCAGCCGCGCCTGCTGCTCCTCGATGAACCGACCGAAGGCGTGCAGCCCTCGATCCGCGACGAGATCGTCGACACCCTGCACGACCTTCGCAAGAGGCTCGGCCTGACGATCCTCCTCGTCGAGCAGAACGTCCAGTTCATGGAGAGCCTGGCCGACCGCATCCTGCAGATGGAAAAGGGCTGCCTGTCGGCGCCGGACAACCCCGCGGCGCCGTCGATGGCGGTCTTCTGA
- a CDS encoding MBL fold metallo-hydrolase: MRVTVIGCGDAFGSGGRYNTATLVEARNAANGARGAEGRDGPVCLLDCGATTMTAINAMGVDPDRIDLIVLTHLHGDHFGGIPFLLLDAQWVRRRTRPLRIIGPPGTVDRLHVMIEALFAGSSLDTPWSFPWSAEDMTPGTQQTAAGFTIITAEVSHPSGSPATAVRLEAAGKAFVHSGDTEWTEALPAIAAGADLLFLECFAVEATPPHLDYARLLANREAFDAERVVLTHMGPSMLDYRGNVDRDLFELAEDGLVFDL, translated from the coding sequence ATGCGCGTGACGGTCATCGGCTGCGGCGACGCCTTCGGTTCGGGCGGCCGCTACAACACCGCGACCCTCGTCGAGGCGAGGAATGCGGCGAACGGCGCGCGAGGCGCAGAAGGCCGGGACGGCCCCGTCTGCCTTCTCGACTGCGGCGCCACGACGATGACCGCCATCAACGCCATGGGGGTCGACCCGGACCGCATCGACCTCATCGTGCTCACCCATCTGCACGGCGACCATTTCGGCGGCATCCCCTTCCTGCTCCTCGATGCCCAATGGGTGCGCAGGCGCACGCGCCCGCTGCGGATCATCGGGCCGCCGGGCACCGTCGACCGCCTCCACGTCATGATCGAGGCCCTGTTCGCCGGCTCCTCCCTCGATACGCCCTGGAGCTTTCCCTGGAGCGCGGAGGACATGACGCCGGGCACGCAGCAGACGGCGGCCGGCTTCACCATCATCACCGCCGAAGTGAGCCATCCCTCCGGCTCGCCGGCCACCGCCGTGCGCCTGGAGGCGGCCGGCAAGGCGTTCGTCCATTCCGGCGACACCGAATGGACGGAAGCGCTGCCCGCGATCGCGGCGGGCGCCGACCTGCTGTTCCTCGAATGCTTCGCCGTCGAGGCGACCCCGCCGCATCTCGACTATGCCCGGCTGCTCGCCAATCGCGAGGCTTTCGACGCGGAGCGGGTCGTGCTCACCCATATGGGGCCGTCCATGCTCGACTACCGCGGCAATGTCGACCGCGATCTGTTCGAACTGGCCGAGGACGGGCTGGTCTTCGATCTCTAG
- the dusA gene encoding tRNA dihydrouridine(20/20a) synthase DusA, which yields MGSYEYLRFSIAPMMDWTDRHCRFFHRVLSRRALLYTEMVTTGAVIHGDRARLLGFSEEEHPVAVQLGGSHPADLARAARICADLGYDEINLNVGCPSDRVQEGRFGACLMAEPGLVGESVAAMKAAVSLPVTVKCRIGIDEQDPEEALDSLTAAVRAAGVDALVVHARKAWLKGLSPKENRDVPPLDYDRVYCLKQANPDLPVAINGGIRQVADWQGHCARLDGVMVGREAYQNPEILLSVDPVLFGQAPPVADGFEAIEAMAPYVEAQLAQGVRLSSITRHMLGLFPGRPGARLFRRHLATEAVKPGAGLDVLLDAAAHVREASLRRGGEAQAA from the coding sequence ATGGGTAGTTACGAATATTTGCGCTTTTCCATCGCCCCCATGATGGATTGGACGGACAGGCATTGCCGGTTCTTCCACCGCGTGCTGTCGAGGCGCGCGCTGCTCTATACGGAGATGGTGACCACCGGTGCGGTGATCCATGGCGATCGCGCGCGGCTGCTCGGCTTTTCGGAGGAGGAGCATCCCGTCGCCGTGCAGCTCGGCGGCTCCCATCCGGCCGACCTCGCGCGCGCCGCCCGCATCTGCGCCGATCTCGGCTATGACGAGATCAACCTCAATGTAGGCTGCCCCTCGGACAGGGTACAGGAAGGGCGCTTCGGCGCCTGCCTGATGGCCGAGCCCGGGCTCGTCGGCGAGAGCGTCGCGGCGATGAAGGCCGCGGTATCGCTGCCGGTCACCGTCAAATGCCGCATCGGCATCGACGAGCAGGATCCGGAGGAGGCGCTCGACAGCCTCACCGCGGCCGTGCGTGCGGCCGGCGTCGACGCCCTCGTCGTCCATGCGCGCAAGGCCTGGCTGAAGGGGCTCAGCCCGAAGGAGAACCGGGACGTGCCGCCGCTCGACTATGATCGGGTCTATTGCCTGAAGCAGGCCAACCCCGATCTGCCCGTCGCCATCAATGGCGGCATCCGGCAGGTCGCCGACTGGCAGGGCCATTGCGCCCGGCTCGACGGTGTCATGGTCGGGCGGGAGGCCTATCAGAACCCCGAGATCCTCCTTTCCGTCGATCCCGTGCTGTTCGGGCAGGCGCCGCCTGTCGCCGACGGCTTCGAGGCGATCGAGGCGATGGCGCCCTATGTGGAAGCGCAGCTGGCGCAGGGCGTGCGGCTGAGTTCGATCACGCGCCACATGCTCGGCCTGTTCCCCGGCCGTCCGGGCGCGCGCCTGTTCCGCCGCCACCTCGCCACCGAGGCGGTCAAGCCGGGCGCCGGCCTCGATGTCCTGCTCGACGCGGCGGCCCATGTGCGCGAAGCCTCTCTGCGGCGGGGGGGCGAAGCCCAGGCGGCGTAA
- a CDS encoding GFA family protein — MLKLSCLCGQVRVEISKRPDFINECNCTLCSKSGARWAYFHPSEVSVVGTTKAYSREDKEDPAAEIRFCENCGSTTHFTLTASAVSKFGNVQMGVNMRLADEKDLAGIELRYPDGRAWPGKGAFGYVQEARIIG; from the coding sequence ATGTTGAAGCTATCCTGCCTCTGTGGCCAAGTCCGCGTCGAAATCTCGAAGCGACCGGACTTCATCAACGAGTGCAACTGCACGCTTTGTAGCAAGTCGGGCGCCCGCTGGGCCTATTTCCATCCGTCGGAAGTCAGCGTCGTGGGAACGACGAAGGCATATAGCCGGGAAGACAAGGAAGACCCGGCTGCAGAAATCCGTTTCTGTGAAAATTGTGGTTCGACGACACATTTTACTTTGACCGCAAGCGCCGTATCGAAGTTTGGCAACGTCCAGATGGGCGTCAATATGCGTTTGGCGGATGAGAAGGACCTCGCCGGAATAGAATTGCGCTACCCCGACGGACGAGCCTGGCCGGGCAAGGGCGCCTTCGGCTATGTGCAGGAAGCTCGGATCATTGGCTGA